AAGAGTTTACAATTGATTCCGTATACGACGTTTCGATCCTTTCGTCTGTTGCAAAGAGAAACGGATCCTCCCGGATTTCTGACGGATCGCAGTGACGCTGCTGCCGGGCTGGATGCGAAGTTCGTGTTGAAGGATTCGAATGTGTTTGATCTGGCGGTGAATCCGGATTTCAGTCAGGTAGAATCGGATGAACCGCAGGTCACGGTGAATCAGCGGTTCGAAGTATTCTTTCGCGAAAAGCGTCCGTTCTTTTTGGAGAATGCGCAGTACTTCGAAACTCCTTTAAATCTTGTCTTCACGCGGCGGATGGCAGATCCACAATTGGGCGGCAGATTCACCGGAAAACAGGGTCCTTACACGCTTGGCTTTTTGTACACGAATGATGAAGCGCCCGGAAAGATTGTTCCTGAAAGCAGTCCGCTATTTGACAGCAAAGCGAACTTTGCGGTCGTTCGACTCACGCGCGACTTCCTTTCTCAATCCTCCATCGGGCTGTTATTTACCAGCAGGAATTTTGAAGGCGAAGACAATTATGTTCTGGGATCCGATTTTCGTTTCCGGTTGGGGGACCACTGGCAGGCAACGGGACAGGCAGTTCGTAGCTGGAATGATCCGCTTGATGGCAGCAAGGAACCGGGAGCGGCCTATCTGGCCCAGCTGAAAAGAGCAGGACGCAAGTTTGAACTCACCGCGACGTATGAAGATATTTCGCCTGAGTTTCGTACGCATGCAGGTTTTATCCCGCGCCTAGATTTTCGAGAGACGGAAGTCAACACGCATTACTATTTTCGTCCGGAAGGAGAGGTCCTTATCGCGTGGGGACCAGAATTGACTCTGTTGGAATCCTGGGATTATGACGGCACGCGATTGGATTCCATTGCGGCTCCAGGAATCTTTTTTGAGCTTAAGAAGCGAACAAATTTGAGATTAGAGTATTTTGATTTTCATCAAAGACTGCGTCCTATCGATTTTCCGGTGCTGCAAGACAATGTTGACTTCAGCACGCCTGCATGGAGACTCGAGTTTCAGACGTCTTACTGGAAATGGGCAACTCTGGAGATGGTTTATGAAGCGGGTAAGGACATCAATTTCGTTCCGCCTTCGGGGCAAATTCCTTTTCGCGCAGATCGAACTTTCTTTTCAACAGGAATGGTGCTTCGCCCTTTGCGCAGATTGCAATTGCGTAACAACTATTTCTTTACCGCACTCCGCGCGGAGGACAGCACAATTTTCAATGATCACATCGTGAGCATCCGGGCAAACTATCAATTCACGCGCGCTTTCTCCCTTCGCGTGATTCTCCAGTATGAAACAACCATCGCGAGTTCAGTTCTCACGAGTCTGGAAGATCGCCGCAATCTGAACGCCGATGTGCTGTTCACTTATTTGCTGAATCCATGGACTGCGCTGTATGTTGGTTATAACGGCAACAGGCAAAACTTGAGTCTGATCGAGGAAAATGGATTGCCTCATGTCATTCGCACGCGGGGAGCAATGCTGAATGATGCCAATCAGTTTTTCCTGAAGTTTTCGTATCTGTTCAGGTTGTAATGAATTTATGTCTTGTCGCATCCATCATACTGGTGACGTTTTTACAAATCGAAGCGGCTATCGACTCGCCCCAATTGACGGAAGCTGTCAGCTCCAGGGAGTGCGTGCTTCAGAAGGATCCTGAGACGTCTCTGGCAAGCTCACTGAAAACTGCGCTGGAACGTGGCTGCAAATCAATT
The window above is part of the bacterium genome. Proteins encoded here:
- a CDS encoding carbohydrate binding family 9 domain-containing protein, whose product is MIEILIVIENHDRTIHDYDPRLVMLLYASMRVLLLVLFFYAADFAFCATAQIVIPRISHRIGLDDFEEMRPRASLLGKMAVIEDFVQSTPSDGAPASQKTIVYVAYDDTNLYVIFVCFDSNPERIAASISRREGFSEDEDWVEFYLDTFNDQRRAYCFSTNALGVQWDSRYSETSGSADSQGGHQASFDALWRSEGKLTGQGYIVSMTVPFKSIRFPSEDSHTWRILFGRSIARSNEYSAWPHMSRSIQGYLTQSSLLTGLKNISSGKSLQLIPYTTFRSFRLLQRETDPPGFLTDRSDAAAGLDAKFVLKDSNVFDLAVNPDFSQVESDEPQVTVNQRFEVFFREKRPFFLENAQYFETPLNLVFTRRMADPQLGGRFTGKQGPYTLGFLYTNDEAPGKIVPESSPLFDSKANFAVVRLTRDFLSQSSIGLLFTSRNFEGEDNYVLGSDFRFRLGDHWQATGQAVRSWNDPLDGSKEPGAAYLAQLKRAGRKFELTATYEDISPEFRTHAGFIPRLDFRETEVNTHYYFRPEGEVLIAWGPELTLLESWDYDGTRLDSIAAPGIFFELKKRTNLRLEYFDFHQRLRPIDFPVLQDNVDFSTPAWRLEFQTSYWKWATLEMVYEAGKDINFVPPSGQIPFRADRTFFSTGMVLRPLRRLQLRNNYFFTALRAEDSTIFNDHIVSIRANYQFTRAFSLRVILQYETTIASSVLTSLEDRRNLNADVLFTYLLNPWTALYVGYNGNRQNLSLIEENGLPHVIRTRGAMLNDANQFFLKFSYLFRL